The proteins below are encoded in one region of Colletotrichum lupini chromosome 5, complete sequence:
- a CDS encoding NADP/FAD dependent oxidoreductase: protein MEAYFGIDNTQNCLFANAINLVSKKSSFDDIFLLPLVVLGSIYVFNKGSLLPRRDPYRYKWFEKPQVQRTQNLLIEKKTRNISEKIEELQSDIVIFRGSQSGTAEACAHRLARDFHQRFKLNALVADLSDYDPETISLIPGSKLAVFIMSTYGEGDPSDNAQDFVSWADAATGVSLAHLKYAAFGCGNSNYRFYNKVIDDVVVALSQFNATAVLPTGKGDEATRTTEEDFMDWKESLFKTLVSNFDYQEYEVAYEPSAKRDLAKYDEKGHSCIDLEVDLTAQPEIKYKTGDHIAIWPVNPDEEISLLIRILGLQSQQLKAICVVLQSADKEPKVPSPTTVQALFRHYLEICSAVPRETVLSLAQFAPSLKVKSELMTIGNDRAVYSKFLEANHLTLARLLENTIAVDPAVTWAGLPLSFIIDFLPAMQPRLYSISTSRITSPRSIRGSTFKLPFLSSVPLIMVAAGTGVAPFRAFIHERARLASVGKDVGRMMLFFGCQNESDYLYRDEFAEWIAGPLAKKLVVVTAFSRASNEKCYVQNKVEARGDEVRRMLLEDDAAFYICGAANMAKAVGMAVHGVVKRTNSWKDSEVESWRQDRKKSKRWFEDVWS from the exons ATGGAGGCCTACTTTGGCATAGACAACACCCAGAATTGCCTTTTTGCTAATGCTATCAACCTCGTCTCCAAGAAAAGTAGCTTTGACGATATCTTTCTCTTACCTTTGGTTGTCTTGGGCTCCATATATGTCTTCAACAAAGGAAGCCTTCTGCCGAGGAGAGACCCATATCGCTATAAGTGGTTTGAGAAACCACAAGTGCAACGAACTCAGAATCTCCTTATTGAGAAGAAGACGCGCAACATCTCGGAAAAGATCGAAGAGCTCCAATCTGATATTGTCATCTTTCGGGGCTCCCAGTCCGGCACCGCAGAAGCCTGTGCTCACCGCCTTGCTCGAGATTTCCACCAAAGATTCAAGCTCAACGCTCTAGTAGCAGACCTGTCCGACTATGACCCAGAGACTATCTCTCTTATTCCGGGGTCGAAGCTTGCTGTGTTTATCATGTCGACCTACGGTGAGGGCGACCCAAGCGACAATGCTCAAGACTTTGTTAGTTGGGCTGACGCAGCCACTGGTGTCTCCCTCGCCCACCTCAAATACGCCGCATTCGGTTGCGGCAACAGCAACTATCGCTTCTACAACAAAGTCATAGATGATGTCGTCGTCGCCTTGTCCCAGTTCAACGCCACCGCGGTTCTACCCACTGGCAAGGGCGATGAAGCTACCCGGACGACAGAGGAAGATTTCATGGACTGGAAAGAGAGCCTTTTCAAGACTCTGGTCTCCAATTTCGACTACCAGGAGTATGAAGTAGCATACGAGCCCAGT GCTAAGCGAGACCTCGCGAAATACGACGAGAAAGGCCATAGTTGCATTGATCTTGAAGTGGATCTCACTGCTCAACCCGAAATCAAATACAAGACTGGAGATCACATCGCTATCTGGCCCGTGAATCCAGATGAGGAAATCAGCCTTCTTATTCGCATTCTCGGACTCCAATCTCAGCAACTAAAAGCCATCTGCGTTGTACTCCAGTCGGCAGACAAGGAGCCAAAAGTTCCCAGTCCGACAACAGTGCAGGCTTTGTTCCGGCACTATCTGGAGATATGTTCCGCAGTTCCTCGCGAGACAGTTCTATCATTGGCTCAATTCGCACCAAGTCTAAAGGTTAAGTCGGAGCTGATGACAATCGGCAATGACAGGGCGGTTTACTCCAAGTTCCTCGAAGCAAACCATTTGACCTTGGCCCGACTTCTCGAGAACACTATTGCCGTCGACCCGGCAGTCACATGGGCTGGTTTACCACTCTCATTCATCATCGACTTCCTACCTGCCATGCAGCCACGTCTCTATTCTATCTCCACTTCACGCATCACATCACCCCGAAGT ATTCGTGGCTCAACATTCAAGCTGCCGTTCCTTTCATCAGTGCCTCTGATCATGGTGGCAGCCGGTACTGGAGTTGCCCCCTTCCGCGCATTTATCCATGAGCGAGCTAGACTTGCTTCTGTAGGCAAAGATGTCGGCCGAATGATGCTGTTCTTCGGATGTCAGAACGAGAGCGACTATCTCTACCGTGACGAGTTTGCGGAGTGGATAGCTGGACCCCTCGCCAAGAAattggtggtggtgacaGCATTTTCAAGGGCAAGCAATGAGAAGTGCTATGTTCAGAACAAAGTGGAAGCCAGAGGTGATGAAGTTAGGAGAATGCTGCTGGAAGACGATGCCGCTTTCTACATCTGCGGTGCCGCGAACATGGCGAAAGCTGTTGGCATGGCGGTCCATGGCGTCGTGAAACGGACGAATAGCTGGAAAGACTCTGAGGTCGAAAGCTGGAGACAGGATAGGAAGAAGTCAAAAAGATGGTTTGAGGATGTTTGGAGTTAA
- a CDS encoding FAD binding domain-containing protein has translation MLDVVIVGAGVAGLSAGISLRRAGHVVRIYERSDMDNEVGAAINVPPNATRFLTRWGLEPKASGFVKAGPVHFQDPVTMEITSTLSHADNEEFYDADLWYAHRVDLHDSLKRIATDPAGPGVPVTIHPNSWVVGYNPELPAVHLQDGDEIECDLVVGADGIHSIAAETVLGRKNPAVAPLLHNCCYRFLIPAEVLEEDSETKFWNEDADGLIRLFPDNKTNRRLVSYPCRNNTIHNLVGIFYDEDMKDVSSEDYQADVDKAQVIEKFAGFHPSLLAIINKATEIKRWPLLYRAPLPTWRKGKMVITGDAAHPMLPHQGQGGAMGLEDGLALGVVFAGVSDNSDLEKRLDLFEKIRRNRASAIQILSNVGTDQSSLVEKDLLEFVAADEIPKNPQENLAFNFGYDVVNEAIKIMEEYDPSSHLPHDFFEDDSFDMTHVNGELSKMSGLGFIKVETCINIDTE, from the exons ATGCTGGACGTAGTCATTGTCGGAGCAGGCGTCGCCGGCCTCTCGGCCGGCATCTCGCTGCGCCGTGCGGGCCACGTTGTGCGCATCTACGAGCGATCTGACATGGACAACGAGGTCGGCGCCGCCATCAACGTCCCTCCCAATGCGACGCGGTTTCTCACACGATGGGGTCTCGAGCCCAAGGCTTCTGGCTTCGTCAAGGCTGGGCCTGTTCATTTCCAGGATCCCGTCACGATGGAGATCACGTCGACGCTATCACACGCCGACAACGAGGAGTTCTACGACGCCGATCTCTGGTACGCCCACCGCGTGGATCTGCACGATAGCCTCAAGAGGATAGCGACCGATCCTGCCGGCCCGGGCGTTCCCGTCACCATCCATCCCAACTCGTGGGTTGTGGGATAC AATCCTGAGTTGCCAGCTGTGCATCTCCAAGATGGTGACGAGATTGAGTGTGACCTGGTTGTTGGTGCAGATGGAATTCACTCTATTGCGGCTGAGACTGTCCTCGGCCGCAAGAATCCTGCCGTTGCGCCTCTTCTCCATAATTGCTGCTACCGTTTCTTGATTCCTGCCGAAGTTCTTGAGGAAGATTCCGAGACCAAGTTTTGGAATGAGGACGCTGATGGACTCATCCGTCTTTTCCCCGACAACAAGACCAATAGGAGGCTAGTGTCATATCCATGCCGCAA CAACACCATCCACAACCTCGTGGGTATATTTTACGATGAAGACATGAAGGACGTTTCCAGTGAAG ATTATCAAGCCGATGTCGACAAAGCGCAAGTAATTGAAAAGTTTGCTGGGTTTCATCCAAGCCTACTGGCTATTATCAA CAAAGCAACTGAGATCAAGCGATGGCCACTGTTGTACCGTGCTCCGCTACCGACCTGGCGGAAAGGGAAGATGGTCATAACCGGCGATGCGGCGCATCCAATGCTACCTC ATCAAGGGCAAGGCGGTGCCATGGGTCTCGAAGATGGTTTGGCTCTGGGTGTCGTGTTTGCAGGTGTGTCTGATAACTCTGATCTCGAGAAGAGGTTGGACCTATTTGAGAAGATCCGTCGAAACCGTGCCAGTGCCATTCAAATTCTCAGCAACGTCGGAACCGACCAGTCCAGTCTCGTCGAGAAGGACCTTTTGGAATTTGTCGCAGCAGATGAGATCCCGA AAAATCCGCAAGAAAACTTGGCTTTCAACTTTGGGTATGACGTTGTCAATGAGGCTATCAAGATCATGGAAGAATATGATCCGTCATCTCATCTTCCTCACGACTTCTTTGAGGATGATTCGTTCGACATGACTCATGTTAACGGAGAGTTGTCGAAAATGAGTGGACTTGGTTTCATCAAGGTCGAAACATGCATCAACATCGACACTGAGTGA